ATCTGCATTAATTTTGTTCACAGTGATCTGGTCCACACGACCGAAACCCTGAACGAATCTCAAAGGTCGACAGACAAGTCGGAGAAAGAAACCCAAAACTGTGACGTCCGCTTGGCTCGGGAGAACCAAAACCTTCACCTTGAGCTCATGATGGTGAAGGGCGAGAAAGCCCACATGACCAAAGGTTAACCCTCATGTGAAGGTGGGACCATACTCAGGGTTACGATGACCCCCATAAAGCTGTTTATTTCTCGTTGCAGAGTTGAAGATCTACATCACGAAGCTGGATGACGAGCTTGCTTTGCTGACGTCTTTGAACAAGCGGTATTCGCAAAAGATCCACAGTCTGGAGAAGGACTGCAAAGAAAAGGCCAGGATCATCCGCCAGTTACGAAGGAAGAATTTGAATGGTGGGGGTAGGCAAAGTTATGAAAgataaaaacacttttgaggagtgatgtttttgtgtttgttagtGAGCACGCTATTTTCTGGTTCATTGAGAGTGATGTGTCTGATCTAACAGAAGGATcacttttttgttcaaaatggaaaaaaattgccttcATACGCACCTTTGCCCATTGTAGTTGTTCATTTCCATGCAATCTTTACCAACCGATCAatcagctagctagctaataaACTTAACAACTTCTTCCTTGACCCATGGGGTACGCCACAAAGTTTCATGAAGCTCAGGTAATTAACCAGCCAACCAACCAACCACGATTTCTTCGGCCCACTCACAATCCCTCCACCAAAGCTTTAAGGACATCAGGTATGTAATTGCGTAATCATTTGGGCTGACTGACCATTTCACCAATCAAACAATGAGTAATTACCCACTTTAGAGAACTAACCCACCAACTACTTAATTCCATGGCCAATGCACCATCCTGATACCAAATTGGATGAAAATGGATAAGTAAATTTTGCGGGATCCTGTTTACTGAGAAACTATCCAACCAGCACTCTTAACTAAaacgttatttttttgttcatgcacTTACCAACTAGGTTTCAAGGAAATCAGGTCAGTCGTTTTTACATCATCCTGTTAATTGATTAACCAACAAGTCAGTTGATTTAACACAATTTTGATCAGTACTTCATCGAACATCCACACCATAGTATCCTTTCATTGAATTCAGGTAAATGGGTATTCTGTTACCCTATTGACTGTCAGACTAGATAGACAATTAGCTGACTTGCAATAAGCACCAATCTTTTCCTTGGCAGATACATCACTCTTTTACAAAGTGTAAATGAAATCAGAACCACTAAGTACTGTGATTGGGATCAAAACGGCGCAGAATACAAGCTTCTCAGAGAAAATAATTGAAGCACAATTGACTGAACTGTTGTCTTGACCCGTCACAGGTTTACCTGTTCAGTCCTCCCTTAGatcgggggaaaaaagatgagtTATACTTCTCTTCATACAGCACTTCACGCAGTGTCTCCATCTGATGATCCGCATGCAGCCGACCTGCAGCAGGAAGAACTCACAAAGTTAAAAACAGAACTGGAAAATTCTCAGGAACACATACAACTCTTAAGTAGCCAAGTGGGTCAATCAGAGATTGGTTGTTGAACGTAATGTGTTTTCCAGAAATTGTATTTAATAACTACTGTCTCTCTCTGCGGGTGTCGCTGTACACAGATCGATGAACTGCAAGAGACCAACGTCACGCTGGAACAAAAGCTCAAGGGAGCGGGGCACAAGTCCTCGGGCAAAGTGGCCGATCTCACCTCGAAGAATCACGAACTGTGTCAAGAGATCACGGACATACGCAACCTCGCCAGGATGATGGAGATGGAGAAGAGGCAAAAGTTGAAAACTGCCGACATGAAATTGCAAGATCTGAAAGTGAGGGTGAACTAGGATCACTTAGTTCAACCCTGAGAGAAACATCATGGAGTGAGAATTTGTTTCTTCCTCCAACAGGATGTTAACTGGAAGCAACAGGAAGTCATTAAAAACCTGGAGGATCAGCTCAGTAAAAAAAGAACGGTCAGGGCTACATGTATGGTGCATTGTATCCAGTAGATGTACTCAAAGTTTTGCTTTCACTTTTTCACTCCTGATTCCTAATCGCAGGCTTCAGATCTACCAGatgaagacaaacagacacCAAGGACTGTTGGCCGTCAGGGCAACATTCACGTTGTAAGCCACGTTGAGCTTTTAAAATTTTGCGGCAAAGAAGTAGCCTTGGTTCTTCTGTAAACCGCCTCGCTGTTCTTGTTTTCGGGGGATTCCTTTACCAGGAAGCTTCTGACCTGGATTTGATCAAATCCCAGCTTGAAGATCAGTTGGGGGATCTCAAAGAGCAGAATGAAAATTTTAAGGGAATGGTGGATTTACTGGCGGCAGAGAAGAGCAGGCTGCAGGATAAAGTGCAGAAGATGATGTCTCTTGGTAAAGTGCACTGCATTTTTGACTTCCTGAATTTTATACCATTGCCGGTCACTTCTGAATTTTGGTGTTGTTCAGAGAAAGTCTTGGTGCTGGAGTTGGAGGGCTGGCGGACAAAATACGGCATTTGTGGAAGGGCACGCTCGCCATCGCGTCTGGATGCTTTTGTAAAGAGTTTGGAGGAGGAAAGGGATCACTATCGCCGGGAGGCTGAACACTATAAATACGTTAGCGTGTCCAGCAGCTCCAGTCGCAGTCCAGACCGGCAGAGGAGTCACGCAATCGAGGTAATTAATAAAAACTATTCATCCTGACTTTGTTGGTCAACAACACATGTCTATttatagaaaacaaaacaacagcctGATTACCAAAACTCCAACCCACCTGATGAAATTTGCAACCTGAAAGAGGCTCTCAGACTGGTAGAAGAAAATCTCCACCaggtgacaaaagaaaaaatctctCTAATGGAAGAATTGAACGTAAGTCCCGCCGAATTTCCTGCTTTCCACCTGTATCGTTTATTATGGATTCTAAGAGATGTCTTTTAAACTGTAACCAAAGGAAATGCGGAAGGCCCACCAAAGGTTAAACACGCCTCCGGGAATCCTGAACCCGAAGGAACTGTTCAAACAGgcggcaaaaaaaatccaacagttGACGAAAGCAAATGACGGACAGATGGAGGAAATTGAGGTTAGCATAGATGGACAACTGTTCAGTACCAATTTTGTCACATACAAGTACTACTTTATAACTGTTCTCCACAGCCCGAGCGACGCAAATCGAATACAGAGATCTCAAATCTGCCATCGGAAGAAAACATCCAACACGCGACAGCAGAAGAAGACGCGCCGGAGGAGGAATTTCGGGTTACTACTTATATTTCTCCTTTTATTAGCCAACGTTAAACAAAATAtacgtgcatgaatgagagaggcagagggggaagagtgaacctccagggagaaaagatagcgagggtggacgacttcaaatacttggggtcaacaatccagagcaatggtgagtgtggtaaggaggtgaagaaacgggtccaagcagggtggaacagttggcagaaggtgtctggtgttctatgtgacagaagagtctccgctaggatgaagggcaaagtttacaaaacagtggtgaggccggccatgatgtacggattcgagacggtggcactgaagaaacaacaggaagcagaactggaggtggcagaaatgaagatgttgaggttctctctcggagtgaactggttggataggattagaaatgagctcatgagacggacagccaaagtcggatgttttggagacaaggttagagagagcaggcttcgacggtttggacatgtccagaggcaagagagtgagtatatttgcaGAAGGGTGGTGAgattggagctgccaggcaaaagagggagaggaaaaccaaagaaaaggtcgacggatgttgtgggggaggacatgaggacagtgggtgttagaaaagGACAGTggacagaggaagatgcacgataaaggcttcgatggaaaagatgacacgctgtggcgacccctaacaggacaagccgaaaggaaaagaagaagaagaaaaagacttATGTTTCTCCTATTGTAGACAATTTTCCATTATGATGGGTCTTTTAACACATACGGCCACAACAAGGCCCGCAATTTAAAAAGGACTAGTCAGGATCAtgtcttttaaaataatcaaatccATCAATCTCTGTAAGAGTCCTACAGCTTTCCACTAGAATTTTGGAACCAACTGCTTCAGGTCTGGGATTTCAATCATGCCCATTTATTCTTTGGTGACGCACACAGACACCCAAGTGCCCAGAACAGCAAACCCAAAACACACTACTGAATGCCGATCATGAACTGGCATCTTTGAGATTGTGCGTGCCTAACTGAAGATGTCCCCCGATCTGTAACGCTCCAGCCCGATCGGCGTGATTCGACCATGTCTGCTGAAATCCTCGACCTGAAAGAGGAGCTTAGGCTGGCTGAAGATAACTCCCAGGTGTTGATGGCTGAAAAAGACTCACTCATGGAAGAGTTTCAGGTTCGTGGCATAAGACCGCTTGTGATTTTACACCGATGTTTATAGATTTAGGTAATTCCAAGTATGGATTTCTTCAACTGCTAGCAAAAGCAGCTGGAGTGTGAGCAACACAGTTTAGAGATGTCAAACATCCAGGAGCGCCTTAAAATGGCAGAAGAGAAAATCCAGCAGCTGACGGGGGAAAAAGAAGCACAAATGGAAGAGTTGAAGGTTGGTGGAGGGTCACCTTTCTGTGTATTATAACGGATCATTCATTGTATGGATTTTTCAACACTTGAGATTTTGTCATTTAGCGAATGCGGGGGCAGCTGGCAGCACCATCTGCTGAAATCACCAAACTGAAAGAAGAGCTCCGCCAGGCAAAGGACCGAATCCCGCAGGTGTCGACTGCAAAAGATCCGCTGATGGAGGAACTGAAGGTTGCTAGCCTAACTGGAGGAGCACTTGTATCGTTAGCATTGAGATGGTCCTTTAACAGACGTACGCACGTTTCTCGACATTTAGAAAATGCAGCAGGAGCATGAAAAGCAACTCTCGGACGTCTCTGCCGAAATCTCAAAACTGAAAGAGGAGCTTCAACGGGCAGAAGAAAAGATCCACCAGTTAACCTCTGAAAAAGACTCACTGGTGGAGGAGTTGAAGGTTGGTACCGGAGGACTTTCTGAATTGTCACATGATAAGACTGTCATAAAAGGAAGTTGTCAAAAATGCATTTCCATAGCAAAAGCAGCTCCGGCATGAGGAGAATGACTCAAAGACATCTGCTCAGATGGTCATGCTAAAAGAAAAGCTTAAAAACGCAGAAGAGAAAATTCAGCAGGCAAGGTCAGAAAAAGACACAAAGACGGAAGAATTGAAGGTCAGTACCGCACGGGATCTTCTGTGTTCGAGTCGGGTGCACATTCTCATGGATTTTAATCTGAATGTAAGAAAAACATTGCGAATCCTTAGAAAATGCAGATACAGTTCGACAACGACAGATTAAGTACATTTGATAAAATCGCAAAACTCAAAGAGCAACACAACTTGGCTGAAGAACAAGTCCATCTAATGAAGGATGAAAAACAGTCGCTGATGGAGGAACTGAAGGTTTGTCCTGCAGGACTTCCTGTGCCGAGTCCCCAAATCTACTCGCGACCATTGGAACTAATGAATTCTGAATTAATTTACTTCTACGTGCAGCAACAGAAGCTACAGCATGAGCAACACACCTCCAACACATGTGCTGAAATCTCAGACCTGAAAGAGAAGCTCGGAGTGGCCGAAGCAAAAATGCAGCAAGTGACGGCAGAAAAAGACACGCAAATGGAGGAATTTAAGGTTGGTACTGGAAGACGTCCATTATCTCGACAAATATGAATGAATTGCTACATTTTCTAATCCATAGCAAAAGCAACTGCAAGATGTGGAGAACCACTCAAAACAATCCGACGAACTGTTCGCGCTCAAAGAGaaaattacaaagacagaaGAAAAACTGCAGCAGGTGAAATCTGAAAAAGACACGCAGATGGAAGAATTGCaggttgggtgttggatgacgTCTGCCGGTCTTCACGTGGGCttttcagtcaggaatacgccACGTTTCCCACTCCACAGAAAATTCAGGTGCAGCACGACGAGCAGCACTCGAAAGCCTCCGCGGAAATCGTAAAACTAGAAGAGAAGCTCAGACTGGCGGAAGAAAAAATCCAAGTGGTGAAAGGTGAAAAAGACTCACTGACGGAAAAATTGGAGGTAAGAAAAGCATCCACAGTGTAAGACCCGTGTATTTTTGTACCTGAATAAATGTCTCAATATTTTAACAACGACAGCTGCAACAGAGTACTCATCAAAACTCAAATACAGCCAATGAAGTTGTAAAACTAGAAGGGAAGCTGACAGcaacagaaaaagaaatccAGCAGTTGACGGCTGAAAAAGACTCGCTGGCGGAGGAACTGAAGGTCGGTACCGGAAGACCTCTTTTGCGACGTATTCGTCGTCATACGGATGAATCAAACAAAGTTATATTTTCTGTTCTATAGCTCCTGCAGCTGCAGAATGAGCAACTCACCGCAAGCACCTCTGCTGAAATCTCGAAACTGAAGGAGAGTCTCCGACTCGCAGAAGAAAAAATCCGGCAGGTGAAGGAGGTAAAAGACTCACAGTTGGAGGAACTTGAGGTAAACAATGGAGGATAATGTATTCCACTATTGTGTGATGGATATGTTGTATTGCAATAATACAGATTGAGAGTGTATTCATTTTCAGatttacagtacagcctcgtttctcgaccacaatctttTCCAGAAattggttcgagaagtgatttgttcaaaatccaaattgaaatgtcccattacaattaatggaaaaatgaataatgcgttccaagcctaaaaaagtgggctttttaaaagcattttttagcttttccttatAATAAACTCCATAGTAGAAATTCATGTATAgtgtaaatactttatataatgaaatagtttcagaaatatatttatttttttgcttaaaatgtatgctttagtagttgACTAggttaggctgggagtgcattgctgtatctgtagtgactcggccccAAGCTTTgtaacccctttttttttttactaacaaaagtgcagaataactttaaacaagcaataatgagggcgggggagcaaagaaaattgttttttattttcagaaaaagtaacatacaaaaacattaactcgtaactcgagttaacgaaatctttgaaacaaaacaaaaatgcagaactgctattggaacagagcattattcaatttcacaagaaaaaaaaaaatctcttcggtgggggtgactcacccccctggaagttcttttcttttcccaaagaatttatctagtgtcacttctttggagccatggtTGGGGGTgaatagtcctcaataggaagaaaaaacagtaaCAGTAAATGTAGCTACTGGGACACGTCTACAGGCTGCGTAAAATACAATaaagcacgtcgtgggtcagctggtcgggccgtgcccgttatgttatttccagattttttcgGGGGCCATTTAAGTACtggatttttgttcgaaaacagaaccaaaaaaaatctcaaaattttcattcgaaaaccgatttgttcgagaacggggacgttcgagaactgaATTTTCACCGTAATTGGTTATAAAATCAACTGCAACCTACTTCCACATAAGGATCTGAGTTCAGCCTGCCGCACACTGAGTGACGTGGCCGAAACCGATGCAATTTTTCCGTTGCCGCACAACTGTAGATGTGCAATGCTCACTCACTTAGTGTGCCGCAAAGAGTTGCtacgacaccctgaactattTAAAATAGATTAAATTGATTTAATTAGACTAAATTGTTATATTAAATATGACTTCGAActgagggagctaacatatgttgACCACTGTACTGCTGCatgttacaaaaaacaaactagaAATTCATTCTTGattcaaattgaaattgaaCATCGAGCTTTTAGACGCCTTATAACATTCCGTAGTAATCTGTAGCTGTCGTAGTTTTTGTACTTACTTGTCCCGTGAGCTCACCAAAACATCTTTGACAAGTAATAGCTGTTGTCGTCTTTGAATGTTCTCGCTGCAGCCACTTGACCAAAGCTCTGACGAAGTTTTCGAACTGAAAGACAAGCTCAGGCTGGCTGAGGAAAAAATCCAGCTGGTGACTGCGGAAAAAGACTCACTGATGGAGGAGTTGAAGGTTGGTAGCAGAAGACTTCCTTTACGGTTGTGGATGCATTcaacaaaaactgcattttcaaaTCAGAAACGGCAAAAGACAAGTTCAAGTACAGCTGATGAAATTGCACAGCTGAAAGAGAAGCTGAGACTGGCGGAAGAAAACATCCAGCAGTTGACCAgagaaaaagacacaaaagaagTCGAGGTGAGTAACAAGGGGAAGCGTGTAGATAGTTGTGGAAATGAGATTCATCAAGACTTCTTTTCCAATTAGGAGCAAAAGCAGAACCAACTCGATGACCAAAGCGCAAATgtggctgctgaaattgtgaaactgaaaaaaaaacttcaacggAGAGAAGACAAAATCCTGCAGTTGACCAAAGAAAAGGACTCCAATGAGGTCGAGGTGAGTAACGAGAAAGGTTGTGGTTAGTTCCAAAAATTGCGTCCACCAAGACTGACTTTTCTATTTGGCAGCAAAAGCAGAAGCAATTAGAGGAGCAAAGCGCAATTGTGGCTACTGAAGTAGTTCAACTGAAAGAGAAGCTGAAACGGGCGGAAGACAAAATCCAGCAGGTGGCAGTCGAAAAAGATTCGCTGATCAAGGAGCTGAAGGTTAGCACAAAAAGACTTTTATCTGTTCAGATACGGCCAAATTggacaaaaactacattttactaACCCGCAGCAAAAGTCGAGTTCAAATACAACTGATGAAGTCTCCGACCTGAAAGAGAAGCTCAGACTGGCTGAAGAAAAAATTCATCATGTTACATCTGAAAAAGACTCACTGACGGAGGAACTGAAGGTTTGTATCTGGAGACTTTTCTTCCGACTTTTACAGCTATGATGAATTCAACACTACGTGACCTAATTTGTAGCAAAAGTCCAGTTCTAACACATCCGAAGAAATCTCCAACCTGAAAGAGAAGCTGAGATTGGCTGAAGAAAAAATCCAACAGGTGACAGTGGAAAAAGATTCACTCAAAGAGGAATTGAAGGTTAGCGGCGCTAACCCACTAACGGCAACAAAAGACTCTTAGCGAAGGTCATAAATGCACATTAGAGTGAATTCATGTCCCGATCTTCCATCAAAACCAGATCCGTGGCGATCAAAGATCAAATACGTCTGATGAAGCTTTGAATATTTTGCGAGAGAAGCAGCGGGTGACGGCTGAAAAAGACTATCTGAGGGAGGAATTAAAGGTAGGCACGGCTGCTGCATTTCCgattctatttattttattttagtggccctatttatgtatttaccgtaatttccagcctacaagctgcaactattttcacaagctttcaaccccgcggtttatggggcgatgcggcgctagcatcaACGCGGCGCTAGCGGtagcccacctggttataagcctcagtaacACAGagttaatgctaatgctagcgctgtgctaacgctgcACTAACaatagcgccgcgctaatgctagtccgtgctaacgttaaactctttctgtgtaccgaggcttgtaaccaggtgtgctctgtaggccaggtaTTACGGTACTCTCTTATGCTatcaaaaactattttaacaGTGTAGATAAATACTTGCTAGCTTGCTTGCTTTTGTATAGCACTAAAGATAAACTATATTGGGACTCTTTTCAGGGCGGGGAGATTTCCACGCTGCAGTACGGACGTGGACACGAAAACAGGATTCTCGACCTGCAGAATCTCATTCGTAGTGTGAGTCCCATTGCGGTCTCCCGGGACATTTGTCAACACGACACTGGACGCCCCCGATGTGGAACATTGATTTGGGCCGCGGTAACCTTTCACATGTTGAACCAGATAAACTGAACACgatagaagaaaacaaaaacattgagcTATAATACTGAAAtctgtgtacagtattttgaataCAGGTACGTGCGTTATTCATAACTATTGCAGCGTAGCATGGTGATCAACATTTCTGGAAAGTTTCCAATCAACATCCACGGCATTGGTCTTTTACTGCTAATATTTATAACACACTTCCCTTAAAAAGTCCAAAGTTCTTGTGTTGCGCCACTGACTTGTGATTTGTGTTTTGCGGGCTGAAGCTGGAGCAGGAGAACCTGGAGCTGCGTTCACAGGTTTTCGCGCTACGGGACCGCGAACGGGATGTGGAGCGGCAAATGGACGCTCGCTCTGCTGCGCTGGTTCAGAATGCGGAGGACGCGGCACGGCAGAGGAGAGCGGCGTCCGGTCTTCGGTTTGTTTCCGCCGTTTATTGCGCAGCACTTTCGCATCGCAGGGAGTGGAAGggccagctgtcattgggccggaggcggggtacaccttgaactggtcgccagccaatcgcaggccacatagagacaaacagccgcatccacaatcacaccttggggcaattttagaatgtctaaataatgctgcatgtttttgggatgtgggaggaaaccggtgtgcctggagaaaacccacccgggcacgaggagaacatgcaaactccacacaggcgggtcggggatgGAAcgcgagacctcagaactgtgaggccaacgctttctagatGTGCCGCCACTCCACATCTACTGTCAAGTAAATTTTGTTATCTGATTTAATGTAACCCACCACCGCTAATTTAGGACTATGTAATCTGTAACAGGTGGTTTGGATAGAAAGACACAGACACAATCGACAAAACACAACGGACATTGGTAATGCTTTAGCAAATTGTAAAGCCTCATTGGAACACTTGAGGATGCTGACCCCCACCCAAACCCCCAAAGTAGAGACAAACAAGACTTTTGGTCTCTACTGGGGCAGCTTCATCTTTTGTggagccggtgtgacggtctgagcgctcctcccggtgctgaaaagtctccttgtgattaacgtgCATGCGTGTCCAGTTTGTAAAcctccggccagtctgaaacatccccatccacgtTTCAACGTGTACTATTCGaaaacttgtcgccgagcgttcatgttcgctgtggacgtctcggaaagacgaacacagcgaatgtgCATATATgcgtatatctttttatcaacttttgttttaaggttagagttataacatatgttagctccctcaacgtagaagaaggggaactatgagaccgggggatttcccagtaagcgtctgctacgtacccagagttcccctgttagtaacgcatgcgcattcatcacaaggagacttttcagcaccggtcCGGAACGTTAACCCTGCAATAAACGAGGGATTACTCAATACGGACAAATTCAACGCTTTAAGTCAAAGTTTGTCATTTCACGATTTGTCAAAAGGCGCCAGCAGGAGCAGATTCAGGACGCGCTGTTGGACCTCCAGCAAATGCTGTCTGTAAAGAACGACGAGTTGCACGCCGCTCACAGCCAGATGGAAAAACTGGAGGACGTCATCGGTAAGATGCAGGGCTCAAATTCGCGCGTGgacttttgtttccattttgtcCCCGGTTCACGGCAcgtgtttcccccccccccccccccccccgccagaGTCGCTGAGTCAGCAGCTTTACCAACACAAGCAGGAAACGGAGGTCCTTCGCATCTCTTTCTCGGCGTTGTGTATAAAAAAGGACGTCGTGCAGGAGGAGGTGGCCAAAAAGAGCAAAAAGCTGGAGGTTCTCCAGGAGCAGCTCGCCAAGAAGGTCGCCTCGATGATATCTTTAAAAGTTATCTTTACACTTCGATGCACTAATAGCGCACCGTTTTCGCCAGAAGCTTCCGGACAATAACCAAACGCATCTGATGTGAGTGTCTCCGCCCCAAAGAGGCAACCGAAGTCCGCGCCGCTCACGTCATCTGCTGGTTTTTTTGCGTCGCAGACAGCTGGAGGTGGAAGTGAACAGCCGCAAGAGGGAGCTGGCTGCTCAGAGGGTACTGGAGAACCACCAGGAGGCGCTCTCGAGACTCAAAAGAGACAACGAGTTGATCATCGGCGAGTACAGGAGGCTGCAGGACGACGTGGCCGCCGTGACGCTGGAGAAGCAAGTAAGCGACGGGGTTCAACGCTGCTCGGCGGGAGAGTCTCACGCAATTCAGACTCCTGAACGTCTCGTCCAGGCCGCTCACGAGGAGACGGAAGCGGCTTTACGCGAACGCGATGAGCTCAGGCAAAGAGTCCATTCCTACGTCAATACCGTGTCCAGGATTGAGAACGTCTTGAAGATGAAGGCAAGAGAAAACCGCAGCGCACTCGGATCATTGTTGACGCCTTTATAGCAGGTTGGCGACGGCTTTTGAAGAGGGTCCGGATGGCCCAATTTAGTAATGTGATTCTCGGCTTCGGGTGCGAGAGGTCCCCGGTTCTTTAAAGACATGCATGTCTTCACATGGTGACTCATGTGGGGCCTATAAAAGTTTCTCTTTGGGTTCGTGGACGAGGGGTATGATTCTGGGCGAGAGGTTCTGGGTGCCGGTCCTGGATCTGCACTTGAGTTATATGCCAAGTAAGGGGACGTTCAGATGTcgtggctcgttggtctagtcgtatgattctcgcttcgggtgcgagaggtcccgggttcaaatcccggacgagCCCTCTTTAAATTAGAGTTTTCGATTTGAGCTCATCTGTGGCTCGTTGGTCTCCGGGTAGAAGTCTCGCTTCAGGTGTGAGGAACTGTCACATGGTAGCATCGATTATCAGGATTTTTATGCTCCTGCtcaaggtccactgtcatgaaatgtatgatttttagtatattattgatgaaaaaaaggcagccggaatggaccgagcagctttttcaccacacaagatgattttgacctgtatggctttttgtcactctcgAGGGAttacgttagtagcagacgcccactcaggcggtctcgtctgttcctactagttttacctgctggaaggcaccactttgttccttcgtgttagctgaaatgccggctcgttgtattgctggacattgctcgaacgctcgggaggatggattcgctcttcatacttttccaaaagacccggttcgccgTGAAAAacagattgcacgggtgcaaaggacgagcgcttcgtgggtttcaaatgacgggtaggtgtgtatacaaatactaaaacaaataatagtttgggggcctggggggggggacgtaatcctctcagaatttATCAAAAGATCCACGCACGTTAGTGCTAAATGTGACGATGTACCCGTCGTCCGCCACGGACGaggtccggtgtgacggtctgagcgctcct
Above is a genomic segment from Syngnathoides biaculeatus isolate LvHL_M chromosome 7, ASM1980259v1, whole genome shotgun sequence containing:
- the LOC133503150 gene encoding centrosomal protein of 135 kDa-like isoform X1: MSTMDLNKERKWSKLRGHLHMMGYNHYLGAESVPLVEKLFSDLVHTTETLNESQRSTDKSEKETQNCDVRLARENQNLHLELMMVKGEKAHMTKELKIYITKLDDELALLTSLNKRYSQKIHSLEKDCKEKARIIRQLRRKNLNGGALHAVSPSDDPHAADLQQEELTKLKTELENSQEHIQLLSSQIDELQETNVTLEQKLKGAGHKSSGKVADLTSKNHELCQEITDIRNLARMMEMEKRQKLKTADMKLQDLKDVNWKQQEVIKNLEDQLSKKRTASDLPDEDKQTPRTVGRQGNIHVEASDLDLIKSQLEDQLGDLKEQNENFKGMVDLLAAEKSRLQDKVQKMMSLEKVLVLELEGWRTKYGICGRARSPSRLDAFVKSLEEERDHYRREAEHYKYVSVSSSSSRSPDRQRSHAIEKTKQQPDYQNSNPPDEICNLKEALRLVEENLHQVTKEKISLMEELNEMRKAHQRLNTPPGILNPKELFKQAAKKIQQLTKANDGQMEEIEPERRKSNTEISNLPSEENIQHATAEEDAPEEEFRPDRRDSTMSAEILDLKEELRLAEDNSQVLMAEKDSLMEEFQQKQLECEQHSLEMSNIQERLKMAEEKIQQLTGEKEAQMEELKRMRGQLAAPSAEITKLKEELRQAKDRIPQVSTAKDPLMEELKKMQQEHEKQLSDVSAEISKLKEELQRAEEKIHQLTSEKDSLVEELKQKQLRHEENDSKTSAQMVMLKEKLKNAEEKIQQARSEKDTKTEELKKMQIQFDNDRLSTFDKIAKLKEQHNLAEEQVHLMKDEKQSLMEELKQQKLQHEQHTSNTCAEISDLKEKLGVAEAKMQQVTAEKDTQMEEFKQKQLQDVENHSKQSDELFALKEKITKTEEKLQQVKSEKDTQMEELQKIQVQHDEQHSKASAEIVKLEEKLRLAEEKIQVVKGEKDSLTEKLELQQSTHQNSNTANEVVKLEGKLTATEKEIQQLTAEKDSLAEELKLLQLQNEQLTASTSAEISKLKESLRLAEEKIRQVKEVKDSQLEELEPLDQSSDEVFELKDKLRLAEEKIQLVTAEKDSLMEELKKRQKTSSSTADEIAQLKEKLRLAEENIQQLTREKDTKEVEEQKQNQLDDQSANVAAEIVKLKKKLQRREDKILQLTKEKDSNEVEQKQKQLEEQSAIVATEVVQLKEKLKRAEDKIQQVAVEKDSLIKELKQKSSSNTTDEVSDLKEKLRLAEEKIHHVTSEKDSLTEELKQKSSSNTSEEISNLKEKLRLAEEKIQQVTVEKDSLKEELKIRGDQRSNTSDEALNILREKQRVTAEKDYLREELKGGEISTLQYGRGHENRILDLQNLIRSLEQENLELRSQVFALRDRERDVERQMDARSAALVQNAEDAARQRRAASGLRRQQEQIQDALLDLQQMLSVKNDELHAAHSQMEKLEDVIESLSQQLYQHKQETEVLRISFSALCIKKDVVQEEVAKKSKKLEVLQEQLAKKLEVEVNSRKRELAAQRVLENHQEALSRLKRDNELIIGEYRRLQDDVAAVTLEKQAAHEETEAALRERDELRQRVHSYVNTVSRIENVLKMKDQENLELTERFRTACSDLQERENRLQHAEGLIGSVRLELLSSEKERQHLREALVHKDREIQQGMQENCSPVELKGNFLAFLACAGLADVQGASGHVRPRRFPTGGGPPRTPGGESVSPGRPRVGQGALRQNGLGQGDGRPATFAQEHGAGKGHHQAGGRSDGGGAPEGAPGQREAGAAQHGGHAGLQPAGDVPSPPGGQRQGRRAQGPPPQAHAGREQDRGPREGGDQSAGESHSAADQDGGPEQQRTRTRGPSRPALIRHLLQALEGLLARRPHGRSSSDGPRQPRTRRRNQPDRRPPKERP